In the genome of Croceimicrobium hydrocarbonivorans, one region contains:
- a CDS encoding MarR family winged helix-turn-helix transcriptional regulator, producing MPNPEELLFLRNQLCFPLYAASRMTTKIYAPHLQELDLTYPQYLVMLVLWEKDERSVNEISKELHLETNTLTPLLKRLEAKGIIHRERSQSDERSVKIRLAQKGKDLHKPALEIPGKIWSSFQSSEIDAKALKDFQQSLFKLVDSLEGQVNSMK from the coding sequence ATGCCTAATCCGGAAGAATTGCTCTTTCTGCGCAATCAATTGTGCTTTCCACTCTATGCAGCTTCTCGCATGACCACCAAAATCTATGCGCCCCATTTACAGGAGCTGGATTTAACCTATCCCCAGTATTTGGTGATGTTGGTTTTATGGGAGAAGGATGAACGCAGTGTCAATGAAATTTCCAAAGAATTGCATTTGGAAACCAATACCCTTACTCCCCTCTTAAAGCGTTTGGAAGCCAAGGGCATCATTCATCGGGAAAGATCTCAAAGTGATGAGCGCAGTGTAAAAATCCGCTTAGCCCAAAAAGGAAAGGACTTGCATAAGCCTGCTCTGGAGATTCCCGGTAAAATCTGGTCGAGCTTCCAAAGCTCGGAGATTGATGCCAAGGCTCTTAAGGACTTTCAACAAAGCCTTTTCAAATTGGTAGACAGCTTAGAAGGACAAGTGAACAGCATGAAGTAG
- the uvrB gene encoding excinuclease ABC subunit UvrB, with translation MAQEFEIQSEYSPTGDQPQAIKELAAGLVEGERYQTLLGVTGSGKTFTVANVIKEIQKPTLVLSHNKTLAAQLYSEFKQFFPNNAVEYFVSYYDYYQPEAYIPTTGTYIEKDLSINDEIEKLRLSTTSALLSGRRDVLVVASVSCLYGIGNPESFNQQVIEIEVGQVIARNKLLYAFVNALYNRTAAEFTRGSFRVKGDTVDIFPAYADTAFRIHFWGDEIERIERFDPSNREVLETFEQVRIFPANIFVTGKESLQKAIHQIQDDMVAQVDFFNKQGRPLEAKRLQERTEFDLEMIRELGYCSGIENYSRYLDGRAPGTRPFCLLDYFPDDYLMVIDESHVTVSQVRAMYGGDRSRKENLVEYGFRLPAAMDNRPLTFDEFESLQNQVIYVSATPADYELEKSQGVVVEQLIRPTGLLDPRIEVRPVQNQVDDLMEEINKRTELDERVLVTTLTKRMAEELTKYLTRYGVRCRYVHSDVDTLERVEIMRDLRLGLFDVLIGVNLLREGLDLPEVSLVAILDADKEGFLRAERSLVQTVGRAARNVNGLAIMYADKMTDSMQRTIDETNRRRAIQHQYNEDHGLKPTALKKSTDSILPGSKKDHNPYRSNLVVPKAAEENAVYHSREDMRKGVDKIRRKMETAAKSLDFIEAAALRDEMVALEERMEKEFPA, from the coding sequence ATGGCACAAGAATTCGAAATTCAATCGGAATACAGTCCTACCGGAGATCAACCGCAGGCGATAAAGGAACTGGCCGCTGGGCTGGTAGAAGGGGAGCGTTATCAAACCCTATTAGGGGTAACAGGATCGGGTAAGACTTTTACCGTTGCCAATGTGATCAAGGAGATTCAAAAGCCCACTCTGGTTTTAAGTCATAACAAAACCTTGGCCGCTCAGCTGTACTCGGAATTCAAGCAGTTTTTTCCGAATAATGCGGTGGAGTACTTTGTTTCCTACTACGATTATTATCAACCAGAAGCCTATATCCCTACTACCGGAACCTATATTGAGAAGGATCTCAGTATTAATGATGAAATTGAAAAACTACGGCTTTCGACCACTTCAGCCTTATTGTCGGGTCGTCGTGATGTATTGGTAGTAGCTTCGGTTTCTTGCTTATATGGTATTGGTAACCCTGAATCCTTCAACCAGCAGGTAATTGAGATTGAAGTGGGGCAGGTGATCGCGCGCAATAAGCTTTTATATGCCTTTGTAAATGCCCTTTATAATCGTACCGCTGCTGAGTTTACGCGTGGTAGCTTCCGCGTGAAGGGCGATACTGTAGATATTTTCCCAGCTTATGCCGATACTGCCTTCCGCATTCATTTCTGGGGGGATGAGATAGAGCGCATTGAACGCTTCGATCCTTCCAATCGCGAAGTTTTGGAAACCTTTGAGCAGGTGCGCATTTTCCCAGCCAACATCTTTGTGACCGGCAAAGAGTCCTTGCAAAAGGCTATTCATCAAATTCAGGATGATATGGTGGCGCAGGTGGATTTCTTCAATAAACAAGGTCGACCTTTGGAAGCAAAGCGATTGCAGGAAAGAACGGAATTTGATTTGGAGATGATTCGCGAGCTGGGCTACTGCTCCGGTATAGAGAACTACTCACGCTATTTGGACGGCCGTGCTCCAGGCACTCGTCCTTTCTGCCTTTTAGATTATTTTCCGGATGATTATCTGATGGTCATCGACGAAAGTCATGTTACCGTTTCGCAGGTGCGCGCCATGTACGGTGGTGACCGATCCCGGAAGGAAAATCTGGTAGAATATGGTTTCCGCTTACCGGCGGCTATGGATAACCGACCATTGACTTTCGACGAATTTGAAAGTCTGCAAAACCAGGTTATCTATGTAAGTGCTACTCCCGCCGACTATGAACTTGAGAAAAGTCAGGGGGTAGTAGTAGAGCAGTTAATTCGCCCTACTGGCTTATTGGATCCTCGCATTGAAGTGCGTCCGGTGCAAAATCAGGTCGATGATTTGATGGAGGAAATTAATAAACGCACGGAACTGGATGAGCGTGTTTTGGTAACTACCCTTACTAAGCGAATGGCGGAGGAATTAACAAAATATCTCACGCGATATGGGGTGCGTTGCCGTTATGTGCATTCGGATGTGGATACTCTTGAAAGGGTAGAGATTATGCGCGATTTACGCCTTGGGCTTTTTGATGTATTGATTGGCGTGAACCTCCTTCGTGAAGGATTGGATTTACCGGAAGTTAGCTTGGTAGCTATTTTAGATGCAGATAAAGAAGGTTTCCTGAGAGCCGAAAGATCACTAGTACAAACCGTGGGTCGGGCTGCTCGAAATGTGAATGGCTTAGCGATTATGTATGCGGATAAGATGACCGATAGTATGCAACGCACCATTGATGAAACCAATCGTCGTCGCGCTATTCAGCATCAATACAATGAAGATCATGGCTTGAAGCCTACCGCTTTGAAAAAGTCTACCGATTCTATTTTACCCGGTTCCAAGAAGGATCATAATCCCTACCGCAGCAATTTGGTTGTACCAAAGGCAGCAGAGGAAAATGCCGTTTACCATTCGCGAGAAGATATGCGGAAAGGCGTAGATAAGATTCGCCGCAAAATGGAAACCGCTGCCAAATCCCTGGACTTTATTGAAGCCGCTGCCCTTCGTGATGAGATGGTAGCCCTGGAAGAACGCATGGAAAAGGAATTCCCTGCTTAA
- a CDS encoding DoxX family protein, giving the protein MRYLQNIFRILLGAAMTFAGIGHLSFQREEFLAQVPRWLPTDPAFMDFVVLASGVVEISLGLALIFWIKQKAKVGIALAIFYILIYPGNISQYTNGIDAFGLDTDQKRLIRLFFQPVLILWALWSSGAFPYLKKLKSKKQS; this is encoded by the coding sequence ATGCGATACCTTCAAAATATCTTTAGAATACTATTAGGAGCCGCCATGACCTTTGCGGGAATTGGTCACCTCAGCTTTCAGCGAGAAGAATTTTTAGCCCAGGTTCCGCGCTGGTTACCTACGGATCCCGCTTTTATGGATTTCGTGGTGCTGGCTTCCGGAGTGGTAGAAATCAGTTTAGGTCTGGCCTTGATTTTCTGGATTAAGCAAAAAGCCAAAGTGGGCATTGCCCTGGCCATTTTCTATATTCTGATTTACCCCGGTAATATTTCACAGTATACCAATGGCATTGATGCCTTCGGCTTGGATACGGATCAAAAACGTTTGATTCGCTTATTCTTTCAACCCGTACTTATCCTTTGGGCCCTTTGGTCCAGCGGGGCATTTCCTTATTTGAAAAAACTAAAATCTAAAAAACAATCATGA
- a CDS encoding bile acid:sodium symporter family protein — MQSLGGYLIPGGIAFIMLGIGLGLRFSDFRRVFLRPKGILVGLAGQFFLLPLVAFLMAWALPLDPMHKVGLVLIASAPGGTASNLVTHMLKGRVALSVSLTSFNSFGILISIPLYLNLALTWFLHTETEISIGFMDTFKEILFTVVLPVVLGVLLHEYGPREFIKRLQQPLRYILPIILFLIFSYALFAEDGGSQSAAFLEHFWLFIPLIAFNVGTMVIGFFLSRWSGIKHDGSYTIAVELGLQNAALAIFIATQVIGRAEISLIPVMYSSFSFFSTWFIAWLLKHRLHERFGISL; from the coding sequence GTGCAAAGTCTGGGCGGATACCTTATTCCAGGAGGCATAGCCTTCATAATGTTGGGTATTGGCCTGGGTCTTCGCTTTTCAGATTTCCGTAGAGTATTCCTAAGGCCGAAAGGTATTTTAGTGGGATTGGCCGGGCAGTTTTTTCTACTGCCTTTGGTGGCCTTTCTCATGGCTTGGGCGCTTCCCTTAGATCCTATGCACAAGGTAGGTCTGGTACTTATCGCCTCAGCTCCAGGAGGAACGGCCTCCAATTTGGTAACCCATATGTTGAAGGGGCGAGTAGCTCTATCGGTAAGCCTTACATCCTTTAATAGCTTTGGGATTTTAATCAGTATCCCGCTTTATCTCAATCTAGCGCTTACCTGGTTTTTGCATACCGAAACCGAAATCAGCATAGGCTTTATGGATACTTTTAAAGAGATCCTTTTTACGGTGGTATTACCGGTGGTACTGGGCGTTTTACTACATGAATACGGCCCCAGAGAATTTATTAAGCGATTGCAACAACCCCTGCGCTATATCCTGCCAATTATCCTCTTTTTGATTTTCAGCTATGCTTTATTTGCCGAAGATGGGGGTTCACAATCGGCGGCCTTTTTGGAGCATTTCTGGCTGTTTATTCCTCTCATCGCCTTTAATGTGGGAACCATGGTTATTGGCTTTTTCCTTTCGCGATGGTCAGGAATTAAGCATGATGGTTCCTATACCATAGCGGTGGAATTAGGCCTGCAAAATGCAGCTCTGGCCATCTTTATCGCCACCCAGGTTATTGGCAGGGCTGAAATTTCCCTGATCCCGGTGATGTATAGCAGCTTTAGCTTCTTTAGTACCTGGTTTATTGCCTGGCTCCTAAAGCACCGCCTCCACGAGCGTTTTGGAATAAGCCTCTAA
- a CDS encoding glutathione peroxidase codes for MSNSSIYQFEAETLKGEKISLENYQGKTLLIVNTASKCGLTPQYEGLEELYQKYHSQGLEILGFPCNQFAGQEPGSSADIEEFCSVNYGVSFPMFAKVDVNGKNAHPLFKHLKKALPGTLTNAIKWNFTKFLIDAEGNPVKRFAPTTEPLSMEEDIQKSLGHA; via the coding sequence ATGAGCAATTCCAGCATTTATCAATTCGAAGCCGAAACCTTAAAAGGCGAAAAAATTAGTTTGGAAAACTATCAGGGTAAAACCCTCCTCATCGTAAATACGGCCAGCAAATGCGGGCTTACTCCGCAGTATGAAGGTCTGGAAGAACTTTATCAGAAATACCATTCTCAAGGTCTGGAGATTTTAGGTTTTCCCTGCAATCAATTCGCCGGTCAAGAACCAGGCAGCAGCGCCGACATTGAAGAATTTTGCTCGGTAAATTACGGGGTGAGCTTCCCTATGTTTGCCAAGGTGGATGTAAACGGTAAAAACGCCCATCCTCTTTTTAAACATTTAAAAAAGGCCTTGCCTGGCACCCTAACCAATGCCATCAAATGGAATTTCACCAAGTTCTTAATTGATGCCGAAGGGAATCCCGTAAAGCGCTTTGCGCCTACTACCGAACCTTTGAGTATGGAAGAGGATATTCAGAAAAGCCTTGGTCATGCCTAA
- a CDS encoding glycoside hydrolase family protein, which translates to MKYLLLLLSVFSTCCPAQGQWIAIQEKHIVQLTGQERQMGLFDEGPRLFDQKGKANLKPHRRFHPTYQKLYQPQEFLIKLDGNYRLDSVRFYDGAGKDSFEIYLGNPAEWNLVLKQSTDRYETWRSFELKGQSELILLRFKGPQAEIGEMYFYGERLAPLKQSLKNRQLRSPLTLDEFLGINAFIDDPGSKVEAVAGLVREYHNWDWHYPEGLKAGQIQMEGIRFAPATAGYWDFDQYYTDLKKRGLQSYPCLQGSPPWLASEFDHKPQDPNFAADDPQAYRHHAAFVWQYAARYGGQTHESKTLNLAKGQAQKSGLKLIAGLESWNEPDKWWRGREGYFHPFEYAAMLSADFDGHAGTLGPLYGLKKADPNLDFVMGGLAGLDTNYVEAIRLWALYRRPKGNFPADVLNFHHYSNDAGGQDDRADHGIPPEDDHLKQRLEALVQYRNANLPAQRIFLSEFGYDTNPRSIQAPAHDDSLEVLAAQANYLVRSMLLAHASGIDGAFIYMLRDVNAPNPNKYMSSGLTAEKWNKHRPKPSFYKLKALKQIMGDFVFVEQEQPDLKELHIFRYRHRETGQRAYVLWVKSDGRKSTYKELYFLNEKRTPSKVYRLPSDASSIEAEEFNLSQGFEVNNSPVILIYD; encoded by the coding sequence ATGAAATACCTCCTGCTCCTTCTCTCCGTTTTTAGCACTTGCTGTCCGGCCCAGGGTCAATGGATCGCCATTCAAGAAAAACATATCGTTCAATTGACGGGACAGGAGCGACAAATGGGCCTTTTTGATGAAGGTCCCAGATTATTTGATCAGAAAGGAAAAGCCAATCTAAAACCGCATCGACGCTTTCACCCCACCTATCAAAAGCTCTATCAACCACAGGAGTTTTTGATTAAACTGGATGGAAACTACCGCCTCGATTCAGTGCGTTTCTACGATGGTGCCGGCAAAGACAGCTTTGAAATTTACCTGGGAAATCCTGCTGAATGGAATTTAGTCTTAAAGCAGAGTACCGATCGCTATGAGACCTGGCGTAGCTTCGAATTAAAAGGCCAGTCTGAATTAATCCTACTGCGCTTTAAGGGACCGCAAGCAGAGATTGGCGAAATGTATTTCTATGGCGAAAGACTGGCGCCCCTAAAACAGTCCTTAAAAAATCGGCAATTGCGCTCTCCCCTTACTTTAGATGAGTTTTTGGGTATCAATGCTTTTATTGATGATCCCGGATCCAAGGTAGAAGCCGTAGCCGGCTTAGTACGTGAATACCACAATTGGGATTGGCATTATCCTGAAGGACTAAAAGCTGGTCAAATTCAGATGGAAGGCATTCGCTTTGCTCCGGCCACCGCCGGCTATTGGGATTTTGATCAATACTATACCGATCTTAAAAAACGTGGTTTACAAAGCTATCCCTGCTTACAAGGTAGCCCCCCTTGGTTAGCCTCTGAATTTGATCATAAACCTCAAGATCCCAATTTCGCCGCGGATGATCCCCAAGCCTATCGGCATCATGCGGCTTTTGTATGGCAATATGCGGCTCGTTATGGCGGTCAGACGCATGAATCTAAAACCCTGAACCTGGCTAAAGGCCAAGCTCAAAAATCAGGTTTAAAGCTCATCGCCGGACTGGAAAGCTGGAATGAACCCGATAAATGGTGGCGCGGTCGCGAGGGTTATTTTCATCCCTTCGAATATGCAGCTATGCTAAGCGCCGATTTCGACGGACATGCCGGTACCTTGGGACCTCTCTATGGATTAAAGAAAGCCGATCCCAATCTGGACTTTGTGATGGGCGGTTTGGCTGGATTAGACACTAATTATGTTGAAGCCATTCGCCTCTGGGCCCTATATCGTCGACCCAAAGGCAATTTCCCCGCTGATGTCCTCAATTTTCATCATTACAGTAATGATGCCGGTGGTCAGGATGACCGGGCCGATCATGGTATTCCTCCCGAAGATGACCATTTAAAACAAAGACTGGAAGCCCTAGTGCAATACCGAAACGCCAATCTGCCAGCCCAAAGAATTTTCCTTTCCGAATTTGGTTACGATACCAATCCCCGTTCCATTCAGGCGCCGGCCCACGATGATTCATTAGAGGTCTTGGCGGCGCAAGCCAATTATTTGGTCCGCTCCATGCTGCTGGCCCATGCTTCAGGAATAGATGGGGCCTTTATTTATATGCTTCGCGATGTAAATGCGCCCAATCCCAATAAGTATATGAGCAGTGGCCTTACGGCGGAAAAGTGGAATAAACATCGGCCAAAGCCCTCCTTTTATAAGCTGAAGGCCCTCAAGCAAATCATGGGTGATTTTGTCTTTGTAGAGCAGGAACAGCCCGACTTAAAGGAATTGCACATCTTCCGCTATCGTCATCGCGAAACCGGGCAAAGAGCTTATGTACTCTGGGTAAAATCGGATGGACGAAAATCGACTTACAAAGAATTGTACTTCCTCAATGAAAAGCGAACACCCAGCAAGGTTTATCGCTTACCTTCCGATGCCAGTTCAATTGAAGCCGAAGAGTTCAATCTTAGTCAGGGATTTGAAGTAAACAACAGTCCGGTAATTCTGATTTACGATTAA
- a CDS encoding peptidylprolyl isomerase, with translation MQDGIYARFSTPRGSITLKLEHEKTPLTVANFVGLAEGKIENSAKGKDEPYYDGLSFHRVIADFMIQGGDPTGSGAGGPGYKFVDEIHPELIHDRPGILSMANAGPGTNGSQFFITHGATPWLDGKHTVFGSVVEGLEVVNAIKQGDTMDKVEILRHGAEAEAWDAAAVFSEWMAKQDEIAAAARKAEEAKMAQLTEGFEKTVSGLFYKITSEGSGDKPQKGQTVAVHYEGRLTDGTVFDNSHQRGEPISFPVGVGRVIPGWDLGIQLLSVGSKATLIIPPDMGYGASGAGGVIPPNAWLIFDVELVSAQ, from the coding sequence ATGCAAGACGGTATTTATGCCCGTTTCAGCACCCCCAGAGGTAGTATTACCTTAAAGCTGGAACATGAAAAAACTCCACTCACAGTTGCCAATTTTGTAGGATTGGCGGAAGGTAAAATTGAAAACAGCGCCAAAGGAAAAGACGAGCCCTATTACGATGGCTTAAGCTTTCACCGCGTAATCGCTGATTTCATGATTCAAGGTGGTGACCCTACTGGCAGTGGTGCCGGAGGTCCAGGTTATAAATTTGTAGATGAGATTCATCCCGAATTAATCCACGATCGCCCCGGTATTTTAAGCATGGCCAATGCTGGTCCTGGGACCAATGGCTCTCAGTTTTTCATTACCCACGGAGCTACTCCTTGGTTGGATGGAAAACACACTGTATTCGGTTCCGTAGTAGAAGGCTTGGAAGTAGTGAATGCCATTAAGCAAGGCGACACTATGGATAAGGTGGAAATTCTCCGTCATGGAGCTGAAGCTGAGGCTTGGGATGCTGCCGCCGTATTTAGCGAGTGGATGGCTAAGCAAGATGAAATTGCCGCCGCTGCTCGTAAGGCTGAAGAAGCTAAAATGGCCCAATTAACCGAAGGTTTTGAGAAAACCGTTAGTGGTCTTTTCTATAAAATCACCTCCGAAGGATCAGGCGATAAGCCTCAAAAAGGTCAGACGGTAGCAGTGCATTATGAAGGTCGCTTAACCGATGGCACCGTATTCGATAATTCACATCAACGCGGGGAACCTATTAGCTTCCCGGTAGGTGTAGGTCGCGTTATTCCCGGATGGGATTTGGGAATCCAATTATTAAGTGTGGGCAGCAAAGCCACCTTAATTATTCCCCCCGACATGGGCTATGGCGCCTCAGGCGCAGGTGGAGTAATTCCTCCAAATGCCTGGCTAATATTTGATGTAGAGCTTGTAAGCGCTCAATAA
- a CDS encoding outer membrane beta-barrel family protein has product MRKLLCSLTLILGSMSSLWSQIEGRVIGPDQEGLPLANVVLYQNREIIEGLSTDMDGRFSLSATAGAYKLHFTYVGMQPDSIDIRVPASGQLNLGTIELKSAASVFEEVEVVAQSKMMEFEQDKRVFNVAKDLTSVGSNASDILNNLPSVTVDVEGNVALRGSNNVRILINGKPSGLIGSDPASALRQLQGNTIEKIEVITNPSARYDAEGEAGIINIILKKQDQKGFNGSFDLSGGYPELYGAGATMNYRQNRLNFFTNISFNQRRSPGGGRSDQKFFLADTSYSFSRDRYQSRGGYDFNFRAGMDYYLSENQTLTGSFLYSPSRDQNYVDLEFVDRDINNAIVREVNRHDAETETEEVVEGNLSWQKTFGNNKDHKWTADFRYSLEDDRENSRIEQDTLGRPGTFLQQVANLEYQRSTLFQTDYIHPLGEKRSYELGARSTLREIENDYELSDRADDGTYIPDPEFDSRFLFTENVYAAYGIYNGAYQKKITYQLGLRAEITDLTTEVGYGDSVNRRNYANLFPSAFFTYSFSPLSDLQLSYSRRISRPGFRTLAPFFGFSDNRNFFSGNPNVNPEFTDSYEAGYVRYFEKGSLYSGLYYRHRTGVIERITLVEERDGQEFTRFFPINLAVQDAYGMEFNFQYNLAKWYEVNANLNLFYTQLVGSYEGTDFGADNASSSGRLVNRFKFWDSDLQVSFNMDGPSQNAQTRRLGIYTFDLAWTKDFMKGNATVTLAVRDLFNNRVRRYYTSGPIASGGYFDTFGTFQWRQRQITLNFSYRINQRKSRRPEGRGEMEGGDF; this is encoded by the coding sequence ATGCGAAAACTACTCTGCAGTCTGACCTTGATTTTAGGATCAATGAGCTCGCTTTGGTCCCAAATTGAAGGCCGGGTTATTGGCCCAGACCAAGAAGGCTTACCACTAGCTAATGTGGTACTTTATCAAAACCGTGAGATTATTGAAGGATTATCCACTGATATGGATGGCCGATTTAGCCTGTCCGCCACAGCGGGTGCCTATAAATTGCATTTCACTTATGTCGGCATGCAACCTGATTCAATAGACATCAGGGTACCGGCATCTGGTCAATTGAACTTGGGAACGATTGAACTGAAATCTGCCGCTTCGGTATTTGAGGAAGTTGAAGTAGTAGCTCAATCCAAAATGATGGAGTTTGAGCAGGACAAGCGCGTTTTTAATGTGGCTAAGGATTTGACTTCCGTAGGCAGTAATGCTTCTGATATCCTGAATAATCTACCATCTGTAACGGTGGATGTAGAAGGTAATGTGGCCTTGCGCGGTTCCAATAATGTGCGTATTCTCATTAATGGTAAGCCCAGTGGCTTAATTGGTTCCGATCCCGCCTCAGCCCTAAGGCAATTGCAAGGAAATACCATTGAGAAGATTGAGGTGATAACCAATCCCTCCGCGCGTTATGATGCGGAAGGAGAAGCAGGTATCATCAATATCATCTTGAAAAAGCAAGATCAGAAAGGCTTTAATGGCAGTTTCGATTTAAGTGGCGGTTATCCCGAATTATATGGCGCAGGTGCCACCATGAATTACCGCCAGAATCGCTTGAATTTCTTCACCAATATTAGCTTTAACCAGCGTCGCTCTCCGGGTGGTGGGCGCTCAGATCAAAAGTTCTTTTTAGCGGATACCAGCTATTCCTTTAGTCGCGATCGCTATCAAAGTCGCGGGGGCTATGATTTTAATTTCCGGGCTGGGATGGACTATTATCTTAGTGAAAATCAAACTTTAACGGGTTCCTTTTTATACAGCCCCAGTCGAGATCAAAACTATGTAGATCTGGAATTTGTAGATCGCGATATCAATAATGCTATTGTCCGTGAAGTAAATCGCCATGATGCGGAAACGGAAACCGAAGAAGTGGTGGAAGGCAATCTATCCTGGCAGAAGACCTTTGGCAATAATAAGGATCACAAATGGACGGCAGACTTCCGATACAGCTTGGAAGACGATCGGGAGAACTCGCGGATTGAGCAAGATACATTGGGTCGTCCGGGTACATTTTTACAGCAGGTAGCAAACCTCGAATACCAGCGCAGTACCTTGTTTCAAACCGATTATATTCATCCATTAGGGGAGAAGAGGAGTTATGAATTGGGAGCGCGCTCTACCCTGCGTGAAATTGAAAACGATTATGAATTAAGTGATCGCGCCGATGATGGCACCTATATCCCGGATCCGGAATTTGACAGTCGTTTCTTGTTTACCGAGAATGTTTACGCGGCTTATGGGATTTACAATGGGGCCTATCAAAAGAAGATTACGTATCAATTAGGCTTACGGGCTGAGATTACGGACTTAACTACCGAGGTGGGTTATGGCGATAGTGTCAACCGACGCAATTATGCCAATCTCTTTCCCAGTGCCTTTTTTACCTATTCCTTCAGTCCCTTATCGGATTTGCAATTGAGCTATAGTCGCAGGATCAGCAGACCGGGATTCCGTACCCTGGCCCCTTTCTTTGGCTTTAGCGATAACCGTAATTTCTTCTCCGGTAACCCCAATGTGAACCCCGAATTTACCGATAGCTATGAAGCCGGCTATGTGCGCTATTTCGAGAAAGGTAGTTTGTACAGTGGTCTTTATTACCGACATCGTACCGGAGTTATTGAACGCATCACCTTGGTCGAAGAGCGCGATGGTCAGGAGTTTACTCGCTTTTTTCCAATCAATTTGGCGGTACAGGATGCCTATGGAATGGAATTCAATTTTCAGTATAATCTGGCCAAATGGTATGAAGTAAATGCCAACTTGAACCTCTTCTATACGCAATTAGTGGGTTCTTACGAGGGGACCGACTTTGGAGCCGATAATGCCTCCAGCAGTGGGCGTTTGGTAAACCGATTTAAGTTTTGGGATAGCGATTTACAGGTGAGCTTCAATATGGACGGACCTAGCCAGAATGCTCAAACCCGTCGTTTGGGGATTTATACTTTTGACTTGGCCTGGACTAAGGATTTCATGAAAGGCAATGCTACGGTAACCCTAGCGGTGCGCGATCTCTTTAATAACCGGGTACGTAGATATTATACTTCGGGGCCGATTGCCTCCGGTGGCTATTTCGATACTTTCGGAACCTTCCAATGGCGTCAGCGTCAGATTACCCTAAATTTTAGTTATCGCATTAATCAGCGTAAATCCCGTCGCCCGGAAGGCAGAGGCGAAATGGAAGGTGGAGATTTTTAA